In a genomic window of Methanosarcina horonobensis HB-1 = JCM 15518:
- a CDS encoding MarR family winged helix-turn-helix transcriptional regulator — protein MKEERIRETVKLQFDMIHLFHKNFAKAFHQTGTGRYNLNKNQNKAILIIGGVGEIMPTTLGKCLDLQKGSLTSMIDALEKEGLVCRRGDPADRRKILISLTEKGKNYRNWFTEELEKSYSEVFSRLAEEDISAYQEGLKIMLDILKKLDGST, from the coding sequence ATGAAAGAAGAAAGAATAAGAGAAACGGTAAAACTCCAGTTTGATATGATCCATCTTTTCCATAAAAATTTTGCAAAAGCTTTTCATCAGACTGGTACCGGTCGTTATAACCTGAACAAAAACCAGAATAAGGCTATCCTGATTATAGGAGGAGTGGGTGAGATTATGCCTACAACTCTGGGAAAATGCCTGGACCTTCAGAAAGGAAGCCTGACCAGCATGATTGATGCCCTGGAAAAAGAGGGACTTGTGTGCAGGAGAGGAGATCCTGCAGACCGGAGAAAGATCCTGATTTCACTTACTGAAAAAGGAAAGAATTACAGGAACTGGTTCACAGAAGAGCTTGAAAAAAGTTACTCTGAGGTTTTTAGCAGGCTTGCTGAAGAAGATATTTCAGCCTATCAGGAAGGTCTGAAAATAATGCTGGACATATTGAAGAAACTGGACGGAAGTACCTGA
- a CDS encoding MATE family efflux transporter, with protein MSRETAEEKGKKGEKESEEIGTETEKEESFPPQKVTKGVGILLGDPEKAVIKLSIPIIVAMSVQTIYSLTDTFWVAGLGADALAAVGFAFPFFVIQMALTSGLGVGGGAAISRRIGARDKTGVDNVAVHTFIIMLILTVALTVIGLAVVRDLFMYSGAGETTPLGVAYARVIFAGSFVFFFTNVANSILRSEGDSKRAMQSMVLGSVLNIILDPIFIYVLGLGVAGAALATVVSFASSGMLMFYWFFVKRNTYVSFVFHSFKFDRAIVKDIFRVGIPSSVEQVALALTALIMNRIIVTVSSTDGVAVYATAWRITSIAVAPLIGIAISVVSISGAAFGEKNYKKARSALIYATRTGFLVEAAIAVAVYVFAQDIAAAFTQAENTAQIAPELIRLLKIMTVFYPAVAFGMLSASLFQGAGKGTSALIATLLRSLILTPVFALLFAYTFDWGLLGVWWGLVTGTVIGSLVTFAWAQVYLRCIIKAGDTGEKC; from the coding sequence ATGAGCAGGGAAACGGCAGAAGAAAAAGGAAAAAAAGGAGAGAAAGAGTCCGAAGAAATAGGGACAGAAACGGAAAAGGAAGAAAGTTTTCCACCTCAAAAAGTTACAAAAGGCGTGGGCATTCTCCTCGGAGACCCTGAAAAGGCCGTTATCAAGCTCTCAATTCCTATTATAGTTGCAATGTCCGTACAAACTATCTACAGCCTGACCGATACCTTCTGGGTTGCAGGTCTGGGTGCGGATGCCCTGGCTGCTGTAGGATTTGCTTTTCCTTTTTTTGTAATCCAGATGGCGCTTACAAGCGGGCTGGGGGTAGGGGGAGGGGCTGCGATATCGCGCAGGATAGGAGCCAGGGACAAAACCGGAGTGGATAATGTTGCAGTGCATACTTTTATAATCATGCTCATACTCACAGTTGCCCTTACAGTAATAGGGCTTGCCGTTGTAAGGGATTTATTCATGTACAGCGGCGCGGGAGAAACTACCCCACTCGGGGTTGCATATGCAAGGGTTATTTTTGCAGGCAGCTTTGTGTTCTTCTTTACAAATGTTGCAAACTCCATACTCAGGAGTGAAGGAGATTCAAAAAGAGCTATGCAGTCAATGGTTCTCGGATCTGTCCTGAATATTATTCTAGATCCGATTTTTATATACGTCCTGGGACTGGGAGTAGCAGGAGCGGCACTTGCGACAGTGGTTTCCTTCGCCAGCTCCGGGATGCTTATGTTTTACTGGTTTTTTGTTAAGAGAAATACCTACGTTTCTTTTGTTTTTCACTCCTTCAAATTCGATAGGGCTATTGTCAAAGATATATTCAGAGTAGGGATACCTTCTTCTGTAGAACAGGTTGCTCTGGCGCTTACTGCCCTGATAATGAATCGTATTATTGTGACTGTAAGCAGCACCGACGGGGTTGCGGTTTATGCTACGGCATGGAGAATCACAAGCATTGCAGTTGCCCCCCTTATAGGAATTGCAATCTCAGTGGTTTCAATATCAGGAGCCGCTTTTGGGGAGAAAAACTATAAAAAGGCAAGGAGTGCCCTTATTTATGCAACAAGAACCGGCTTTCTGGTAGAAGCCGCAATTGCAGTTGCAGTATATGTCTTTGCTCAGGATATTGCTGCCGCTTTTACGCAGGCAGAAAATACGGCTCAGATCGCTCCGGAACTGATAAGGTTACTTAAAATTATGACTGTGTTCTATCCGGCTGTTGCTTTCGGAATGCTCTCAGCTTCTCTTTTCCAGGGCGCAGGAAAGGGCACAAGCGCACTTATTGCCACACTCCTGAGAAGCTTGATCCTGACACCTGTATTTGCCCTGCTCTTTGCCTATACATTCGACTGGGGGCTGCTAGGAGTCTGGTGGGGGCTCGTTACAGGGACGGTTATCGGATCACTGGTTACTTTTGCATGGGCGCAAGTGTACTTGAGGTGTATAATAAAGGCTGGAGATACAGGAGAAAAGTGCTGA
- a CDS encoding PGF-CTERM sorting domain-containing protein — translation MKKYLSILLLSVLIFGAVLPCVTAAAGNNTTANKSVSKVSTTNGSASVNESCLVNVTEAVNETNATSAAEQKFRVGPTVVLRPVNDVITENEDGLVELYIENPSLNEVTLNVDARISVPSGIHVYGQGFGQAGAAGTVYGIFSVPPGNARTIYIDVKGEKVGTSTVHFAGLYWPGDNKDDYNPISLTHPFTVEEPSKNPTEAPELEETSGVNAEGSGSFSAPGFGAIIAGIGLLGVYMVRRK, via the coding sequence ATGAAAAAATATCTGTCAATACTGTTACTCTCAGTCCTTATTTTTGGGGCTGTACTCCCGTGCGTTACCGCAGCAGCAGGAAATAACACAACAGCAAATAAATCTGTATCAAAGGTCTCGACTACCAACGGATCAGCATCTGTAAACGAATCATGTCTGGTCAATGTAACCGAAGCTGTAAATGAAACAAATGCAACTTCTGCAGCTGAACAGAAATTCAGGGTGGGCCCGACTGTAGTCCTCCGACCGGTTAATGACGTCATTACTGAAAACGAAGATGGCCTTGTTGAACTTTATATAGAAAACCCATCCCTCAATGAAGTTACCCTGAATGTGGATGCAAGAATCAGCGTACCCTCCGGAATCCACGTATACGGACAGGGTTTTGGGCAGGCAGGTGCAGCAGGTACGGTCTATGGCATATTTTCAGTACCTCCCGGAAATGCCAGGACAATATACATTGACGTAAAAGGAGAAAAGGTAGGTACATCTACCGTACATTTCGCAGGTCTCTACTGGCCCGGGGATAACAAGGACGATTACAACCCTATTTCACTTACTCATCCCTTTACAGTCGAGGAACCCTCCAAAAATCCCACAGAAGCTCCAGAGCTTGAAGAAACCTCAGGGGTAAATGCCGAAGGCTCGGGTTCATTCAGTGCTCCAGGCTTTGGCGCGATAATAGCGGGAATCGGGCTGTTGGGCGTATATATGGTCAGAAGAAAATAA
- a CDS encoding MATE family efflux transporter — protein sequence MTDNHYKNEIASGHSGRVTDGVKALQGDPKKAIVKLAIPMIVAMFVQTIYSLVDTYWVSGLGADALAAMGFVFPFFFISMALSNGIGIGGGSAISRRIGAKDKAGADNVAVHTMIIIFLLALVFTLPFYMFAPQLFTLAGAGKTTELAVAYARVIFLGSVIIFFSNVANSILRAEGDSKRAMRAMILGAVLNIVLDPIFIYTFKMGIAGAAWATVISITVSALLMANWLFLRKDTYVSFNFKDLHFDKRIIRDILNVSIPASAEQLSMSLSMLFMNFIIVSVSSTDGVAVYSTGWRIATIAISPLMGIATAVVSVSGAAIGSRDYIKAKTALSYSTKLGFLTECGAGILIFTFATQIASIFTQAEGGAHITADLAHFLHVMCLFYPIVALGIFSSSFFQGAGRGVNALTATLLRTMVFTPLFAALFAFVLDLGQVGVWWGMIAGNAIGSTLLFLWARYFLRGLLRTERIGRAERLAT from the coding sequence ATGACAGATAACCATTATAAAAATGAAATTGCTTCCGGGCACTCGGGGAGAGTAACAGACGGCGTGAAAGCCCTCCAAGGAGACCCGAAAAAAGCTATCGTGAAATTGGCAATCCCTATGATTGTGGCTATGTTTGTACAGACAATCTACAGCCTTGTCGATACTTACTGGGTTTCAGGACTCGGAGCGGATGCTCTTGCTGCAATGGGTTTTGTGTTTCCGTTTTTCTTTATTAGCATGGCTCTATCCAACGGAATAGGGATAGGCGGAGGGTCTGCAATCTCCCGCAGGATAGGGGCAAAAGATAAAGCAGGCGCAGATAACGTAGCCGTTCACACAATGATTATAATCTTTTTGCTTGCGCTGGTTTTTACACTTCCCTTCTACATGTTTGCCCCACAGCTCTTTACCCTTGCAGGTGCAGGAAAAACAACAGAACTTGCAGTAGCGTATGCCCGTGTTATATTCCTGGGAAGTGTCATCATTTTCTTTTCCAATGTGGCAAACTCCATCCTCAGAGCCGAAGGCGATTCAAAGCGGGCAATGAGGGCAATGATTCTTGGTGCAGTCCTGAACATAGTCCTTGACCCTATTTTCATATACACCTTTAAAATGGGAATTGCAGGTGCAGCCTGGGCTACGGTGATCTCTATCACAGTATCAGCTCTTTTAATGGCTAACTGGCTATTTTTAAGAAAAGATACCTATGTCAGTTTTAATTTCAAAGACCTTCACTTTGATAAAAGGATTATAAGAGATATACTGAACGTTTCAATCCCTGCTTCTGCCGAGCAGCTTTCAATGTCTCTGTCAATGCTTTTTATGAACTTTATTATTGTCAGCGTCAGCAGTACGGATGGTGTTGCAGTTTACTCCACAGGCTGGAGAATAGCGACAATCGCAATATCTCCCCTGATGGGGATAGCGACAGCCGTAGTTTCGGTGTCAGGAGCTGCCATAGGGTCAAGGGATTATATAAAAGCAAAAACCGCTCTATCTTATTCAACGAAACTAGGTTTCCTTACGGAATGCGGAGCTGGCATCCTTATATTTACTTTCGCCACGCAGATAGCTTCGATCTTTACTCAGGCTGAAGGAGGAGCACATATCACAGCAGACCTCGCACATTTCCTGCATGTAATGTGTCTTTTCTACCCTATTGTTGCACTCGGAATATTCTCCTCCTCTTTCTTCCAGGGAGCCGGCAGAGGAGTAAATGCTCTGACAGCAACCCTGTTGAGAACCATGGTATTTACCCCGCTCTTTGCAGCCCTCTTTGCCTTTGTCCTGGATCTCGGACAGGTAGGAGTCTGGTGGGGAATGATCGCAGGAAATGCAATAGGGTCCACATTGCTCTTTTTATGGGCAAGGTATTTCCTGAGAGGTCTTTTGAGAACAGAACGTATCGGAAGAGCAGAACGGCTTGCAACCTGA
- a CDS encoding class I SAM-dependent methyltransferase: MGSVLKRSEFSWEEYFSDKKKGGHRFSTEEFLTKEANEKLFHLNGGKTLLDFGCGAGELLIHYVPKYEKVIGSDFSRSMLFEAEKKILEQKYGNVDLILADDKTIWDELNLKFDRITATEVVQYFTPEQLEDFIHNASEYLNKDGKIVLFDIIDPKLYYLWKIGWFSHNFMSWNIFVRAYVGCVRRILAFLRNQPGDIIGNSHSPHLVGKIAHRNGFQMECVKSMYYEYRYHAILSKIA; the protein is encoded by the coding sequence ATGGGGTCAGTACTTAAAAGATCAGAGTTCTCCTGGGAAGAGTACTTTTCAGATAAAAAGAAAGGTGGACACAGGTTTTCAACTGAAGAATTTCTTACTAAAGAGGCAAACGAAAAGCTATTCCACTTGAATGGAGGAAAAACTCTCCTTGATTTTGGATGCGGGGCAGGAGAACTTCTTATACACTATGTACCAAAGTATGAAAAAGTTATAGGATCTGATTTTTCCAGATCCATGCTATTTGAAGCGGAAAAAAAAATCCTGGAACAGAAGTATGGAAATGTGGATTTAATCCTTGCTGACGATAAGACAATATGGGATGAATTAAACCTGAAGTTTGACAGAATAACAGCAACCGAAGTTGTCCAGTACTTTACACCTGAACAGTTAGAAGATTTTATTCACAATGCTTCCGAGTATCTGAATAAAGACGGGAAAATAGTATTATTTGATATAATTGATCCTAAGCTTTATTATTTATGGAAAATCGGATGGTTTTCACATAATTTCATGTCCTGGAACATATTTGTCAGAGCATATGTCGGCTGCGTAAGAAGAATACTTGCTTTTTTGAGAAACCAGCCAGGTGATATAATAGGAAATTCACACAGCCCCCATCTGGTTGGAAAAATTGCCCATAGAAACGGTTTCCAGATGGAGTGTGTGAAATCAATGTACTATGAGTACAGATACCATGCCATACTCTCAAAAATTGCCTGA
- a CDS encoding acetate--CoA ligase family protein: MQSNVSRHVLQEIEPPACWSKEKSIKNSLNWSARICTVMEASMSSEECIDFFFKPESIALIGASPNPEKLSHTILESLRKMKFKGKIYPVNPGYREIEGLKCYSTPGEIENKIDIAIFAVPAKAVLEVLRGHVENIKGAIIVSSGFRETGLGGKKMEDELKALLKEKGIRAMGPNCLGIYDTVSNVDTFFIEREKIERPVRDGVSVLTQSGSFAAMIMDELANEGAGIARVVSYGNKVDVDESDCLEFLARDEATKAVALYIESVANGRRFLEVASSCAKKKPIVALKVGKREPGARAASSHTGAISGMYEAYEAAFRKTGIIEAASYEELKDACKVLNRYSPVEGKRVLIITDGGGIGISIADACEEAGLRVPELSETAVKKLKEKLPAFASVRNPVDLTGSVRNEHYVAALQETPAEEYDLAIVSLLWGPPLLTGGVAGKIRDFADSCGKPILISSPGGKFSRELASAFTKTGMPVFFTPESAVRAAAVLCGGKK, encoded by the coding sequence TTGCAGAGTAATGTTTCAAGGCATGTACTTCAGGAAATAGAGCCACCAGCCTGCTGGTCCAAAGAAAAAAGTATCAAAAACAGCCTCAATTGGTCTGCACGGATCTGTACTGTCATGGAGGCATCAATGAGTTCCGAAGAATGTATTGACTTTTTCTTCAAGCCTGAAAGCATAGCCCTGATAGGAGCGTCTCCAAATCCTGAGAAACTCTCCCATACGATCCTGGAAAGCCTCAGGAAAATGAAATTTAAAGGAAAGATCTATCCTGTAAACCCCGGTTACAGAGAAATTGAGGGGCTCAAATGTTATTCGACTCCAGGAGAGATTGAAAACAAAATTGATATTGCTATTTTTGCAGTCCCGGCTAAAGCTGTCCTTGAGGTCCTGAGAGGCCATGTGGAAAACATAAAAGGAGCTATAATTGTGAGCTCAGGATTTCGGGAAACGGGACTTGGCGGGAAAAAGATGGAAGATGAGCTGAAGGCTCTTTTAAAAGAAAAAGGCATCAGGGCTATGGGCCCTAACTGCCTGGGTATATATGATACTGTCTCAAACGTGGACACCTTTTTCATAGAACGGGAAAAGATAGAAAGACCTGTCAGAGACGGAGTTTCCGTACTTACGCAGAGCGGGTCTTTTGCGGCTATGATTATGGACGAACTTGCAAATGAAGGAGCAGGCATTGCAAGGGTCGTAAGTTACGGAAATAAAGTTGATGTTGACGAAAGCGACTGCCTTGAATTCCTTGCACGGGACGAAGCCACAAAAGCCGTTGCCCTTTACATTGAATCCGTAGCAAACGGGCGGAGATTTCTTGAAGTCGCTTCCAGCTGTGCAAAAAAGAAACCTATAGTAGCTCTCAAGGTCGGGAAGAGGGAGCCGGGGGCAAGGGCAGCCAGTTCTCACACAGGTGCTATCAGCGGAATGTATGAAGCCTATGAAGCCGCTTTTCGGAAAACGGGCATAATTGAGGCTGCCAGTTACGAAGAGCTGAAAGATGCCTGTAAAGTCCTCAACAGATATTCCCCTGTAGAAGGAAAAAGGGTCCTGATAATAACTGATGGAGGAGGAATAGGAATTTCTATTGCCGATGCCTGTGAAGAGGCAGGGCTCAGGGTCCCTGAGCTTTCCGAAACCGCAGTAAAGAAATTGAAGGAAAAACTTCCGGCTTTTGCTTCCGTAAGAAACCCTGTGGACCTGACAGGCAGTGTACGGAATGAACATTACGTTGCTGCCTTGCAGGAGACTCCTGCAGAAGAATACGACCTTGCAATTGTCAGCTTGCTCTGGGGTCCGCCTCTTCTTACTGGAGGAGTTGCTGGAAAAATCAGGGACTTTGCTGACAGCTGCGGAAAACCCATTCTTATCAGCTCTCCAGGCGGGAAATTCAGCCGGGAACTTGCTTCGGCATTTACAAAAACCGGAATGCCAGTCTTTTTCACACCTGAGAGTGCAGTAAGGGCTGCAGCAGTGCTGTGTGGCGGAAAAAAGTAA
- a CDS encoding winged helix-turn-helix transcriptional regulator codes for MKDCTVYKTMNIIGKRWTIHILLELHKGEKKEKRFNELKRKLGYITPKILSERLTELENEGLIAKRIDDSSNPPRSEYYLTESGTDFVKIIQAIKRWGLKWKFQNEECEKAICMYCDH; via the coding sequence ATGAAAGACTGTACAGTCTATAAGACAATGAATATCATTGGGAAAAGGTGGACTATCCATATCCTGCTTGAGCTTCACAAAGGGGAGAAAAAGGAAAAGCGCTTCAATGAGCTGAAAAGAAAACTCGGATACATAACCCCAAAAATCCTTTCGGAAAGGCTTACGGAGCTTGAAAATGAAGGCTTGATCGCAAAAAGAATTGATGACTCCTCAAACCCACCCAGATCCGAATATTACCTTACTGAAAGCGGGACAGATTTCGTAAAAATAATACAGGCAATAAAACGCTGGGGACTAAAGTGGAAGTTCCAGAACGAAGAGTGCGAAAAAGCCATATGTATGTACTGTGATCACTAA
- a CDS encoding nitrite/sulfite reductase domain-containing protein — protein sequence MKDNLPEKGAIVQRDRETYAIAPHLPGGIVDPDTLIKIGEVAKKYGAVALKATSAQRIAIVGLKEEDLDNVWADLDMKPGAAIGLCVRSVKFCPGTTFCKQGKQDAVSLGRKLDEKYHGMPMPSKLKIGVSGCPNSCAEPAIKDIGVMGTAKGYNLMVGGSAAAMPRLAQVVAKDLSEAEVLEVVDRILNFYKNSGTKKRLGKFIEDMGLDEFKKQIGLV from the coding sequence GTGAAAGATAATCTACCGGAAAAAGGCGCAATCGTTCAGAGAGACCGTGAGACATACGCAATAGCCCCGCACCTCCCGGGTGGAATCGTGGATCCCGATACTCTTATAAAAATCGGTGAAGTTGCGAAAAAGTACGGGGCAGTTGCCCTGAAAGCGACCTCTGCTCAGAGAATTGCCATCGTGGGTCTTAAAGAAGAAGACCTTGACAATGTCTGGGCTGACCTGGACATGAAACCCGGAGCAGCAATAGGTCTTTGCGTTAGAAGCGTTAAATTCTGTCCGGGGACTACTTTCTGCAAGCAGGGTAAACAGGATGCTGTAAGCCTGGGTCGCAAACTGGACGAGAAATATCACGGAATGCCGATGCCTTCCAAACTTAAAATCGGAGTTAGCGGTTGTCCAAATTCATGCGCCGAACCTGCTATCAAGGACATAGGAGTAATGGGCACAGCAAAAGGATACAACCTCATGGTTGGCGGCTCTGCTGCTGCAATGCCAAGGCTTGCCCAGGTTGTAGCAAAGGACCTTTCCGAAGCCGAGGTTCTTGAAGTCGTGGATAGAATCCTTAACTTCTATAAAAACTCCGGCACAAAAAAGAGGCTTGGAAAGTTTATTGAAGATATGGGTCTGGATGAGTTTAAAAAACAGATAGGATTAGTTTAA
- a CDS encoding cupin domain-containing protein: protein MKVIEMKSSPEKPNPHNVSVRMLYDTEHAQVVHIELKPGETLKKHITPVDVFFYILEGKGIVEIGDEQEEVSRDMLIESPAKVPHRLLNPGDRIFRVLVVKVPRQTEPTRLL from the coding sequence ATGAAAGTTATTGAGATGAAATCCTCACCGGAAAAGCCTAACCCTCACAATGTGAGCGTACGGATGCTCTATGATACAGAACATGCCCAGGTGGTACATATCGAACTCAAACCAGGGGAAACTTTGAAAAAGCACATTACACCTGTAGATGTATTTTTCTATATTCTTGAGGGAAAAGGTATAGTTGAGATAGGGGATGAGCAGGAAGAAGTAAGCAGAGACATGTTGATCGAAAGCCCTGCAAAGGTTCCCCATCGGCTTCTGAATCCCGGAGATAGAATTTTCAGAGTACTTGTTGTAAAAGTCCCGAGGCAGACTGAGCCCACCCGCCTGCTGTAA
- a CDS encoding CGGC domain-containing protein: protein MTEKTKPAKIAVIRCDIVSEACPGVGCFKAFNERKFHFKEYDGEAQIIAFFTCGGCSGRRVYRLLNALKKHDLDVVHLSSCMLMEDSYPKCPNIDTIKKTIQDAGIKVVEGTHH from the coding sequence TTGACCGAGAAGACAAAACCAGCAAAAATCGCGGTTATACGCTGCGATATAGTCTCTGAGGCCTGTCCTGGAGTGGGCTGTTTCAAAGCTTTCAATGAGAGGAAGTTCCACTTTAAGGAATACGATGGAGAAGCGCAGATAATTGCTTTCTTTACATGCGGTGGCTGCTCTGGCAGAAGGGTTTACCGCCTGCTGAATGCTCTGAAGAAACATGACCTCGATGTCGTGCACCTGAGCTCCTGCATGCTCATGGAAGACAGTTATCCGAAATGTCCCAATATTGATACTATCAAAAAGACGATTCAGGATGCGGGTATAAAAGTGGTGGAAGGAACGCACCACTGA